One genomic region from Anopheles bellator chromosome 2, idAnoBellAS_SP24_06.2, whole genome shotgun sequence encodes:
- the LOC131209945 gene encoding uncharacterized protein C14orf119 has translation MASNGAYNLTVDGELRYLLQWFEEWSDFQREDFVPFMVSYLSRQHSGASHVNGIIGAMAQLNPGQDKPMSLFQCRVKLFNEWSIKWPEEFKIKVMDRLEQIDGPIAARIRAELLDGTSNGVTDEATTRELMENDLTEATAIVLEATLPVPLLVADED, from the exons ATGGCATCTAACGGAGCCTACAATCTTACGGTGGATGGCGAACTGCGCTATCTCTTGCAGTGGTTTGAAGAGTGGAGCGACTTCCAGCGTGAAGACTTCGTTCCTTTCATGGTGTCCTACTTGTCGCGCCAACATAGCGGAGCATCGCACGTAAACGGCATCATCGGAGCAATGGCACAGTTGAACCCCGGGCAGGACAAACCGATGAGTTTGTTTCAGTGTAGG GTAAAATTGTTCAACGAATGGTCCATCAAGTGGCCGGAAGAATTCAAGATCAAAGTGATGGATCGCCTCGAGCAGATCGATGGCCCGATCGCCGCACGAATACGAGCCGAGCTGCTGGACGGAACCAGCAATGGAGTGACCGATGAAGCGACTACCAGAGaattgatggaaaatgatttgACGGAAGCAACCGCAATTGTCCTCGAGGCGACCCTTCCTGTGCCACTTCTTGTAGCTGACGAAGATTAG